The nucleotide sequence GATTGTGTTCCATCTTATGCGTCCATTTCAGCCAAGGCTTTCTGCAGCTTTTCCTTGATGGTTTCCTTCAAACTTGCCGGTTTCAAAATTCGAATGTCAGAAGAAACGCCCATAATCCAAGTCACGAAATCCGGAGTGATTCGCAGCTTCATATCTACGATCATATTCTTGTCCTTGTCGTAGCGCTTCTGGATTTCCGGATTGAAATGAGACTTTTCAAACTGGGTCTGCAGCCACTTGGATTCAGCCTTCACCAGCAAGGATACATCCTCATAATGTTCCATGGAGGTCCACTTACCAAAAGTGTACTTGTAGTGAGTCTTTGCATCGAAAGGCATTTTCGGGAACGGCACATTGGTTTCAGAAATACTGATGATATTTTCAAAAAGGAAGTTCTTGAAAGTCTGAGTTTTTTCAAACTCATCATCGGCAGCCACAAGGTACAGCGTATCCATACGCATAATCACCTTGACAGGGCAAACTTCAAGCCAACCGGACTCCTTGTTCTTGGAGGCGTGACGGTAATTCATTTTGATTTTAAAACCAGAATGGATTGCCTTCAAGGCCTTATTGACCATGGTATCCTGCAGCTTGTTATCACTAAAGGGGCCGTAGTCCAAAATATAATCCTGGTCCACAGAAATAGCTTCCGGTTTGAAGTCTTCGGGATTGGTGCTCTGCATGGCACCAATAACCTTGTCCAGCAACTTGATATTCTTGATATCAGAAGCGTCCGTTGCAGACATGCCCTTCTTCACCTTTTCCAGCTGTTTGACAACACTCTGGTTAAAATTGACTTCGCCTTCAGTCTGGATGATGTAATAGGTTTCACCACCTTCCTTGAATCTACGCAAGCCGCAATTTTCGTTGGAAACAATATCCAAGTGGCGGAAAATAGTACGGGTTCCACATCCCAGTGATGCGGCCAACTGCTTCACAGTCATCTTGGTCTTGAGTTTAGCCTTCAAGTCATTGATTTTCTGGTAACTCGTAGACATAAAAAACTCCTTAAATTATTGCAGCCTCAGGCGGTTTTCAACCGACGTAGTCTTAGCGTTTTTCACAACAGACAGGAAAGCCACCTGTTTCTGGATTACAGAAACAACAAAGCCTTCGAGCAAATATTTTTTTCGAACATAGGAAACTCGGATATGAGCGCCCTGCAACATGGAATGCAAAGCAAGATCCGTTTCCATTTCCTTGCACAACTGAAGATTTTCCACGGAGTCATCAGGGAGCACCGTGATGTTGCAGTTCAAGTCAAGGATTCCTGGAACTTCTCCAACTCGGGTTTCAAAGTCCTTGGTAAAATCAGATTCCAGGCAGTTCGCCGTAATTTCCGCACGGCCAAAGGTAACCTTCACCGAGTAATCAAACATTCGGCAATTGGTCGATTCCAAAATGGAAAGAATCGAACGTTCCATCTGGGAATCCGTCACAAAGGAATCCGACTGAATTCTGGTAAAGTCTACACAGCCGCGAACCTTGGGCAAGCCATCTACGCAAGCCTTCATGGCTCGCTTCATGGAAAGATTCTTTACATGACCATGCAGGAACACAATGCCCTGTCCCACCTGAAGAGTAATCTTCTTTACGTCCTCCGGAAACACCTGGGCAAGCTTGTTACGGACAACAGTCTGCAACTTATCGTTAGGTGCATTCTGAGCATTTTCCGGCATGGTGATAAAGACTAGCGTCTTATCTTTCAAAAGAACGGCCAGCTTATCCTTTTCGCCATCATTCACCAGGCCCACGCAGACACCGAACTGATCACGGATTGCATGGTAAACATGGTCGCCAATCAAGGTCACGGAACTTTGCGAAGGAAGAAGTCTATATCCGTCGGGAGCTTCCTCTTCTTCCACCACAATCTTTTCGCATTCCACTTTCTTGACCTGGGCACCATCAAAACTGATGTTGATGATTTCCTTGTCGGGACCCTGGAAAACGCTTTTCACGACACCCGGCTTAGGCTGTCCTTTGAAGTAAAGCCAGTTGCCCGGATTAATTCGGTTGTGACCGTAGATCTTTGCATAGTCCTTGTTGA is from Fibrobacter sp. and encodes:
- a CDS encoding WYL domain-containing protein produces the protein MSTSYQKINDLKAKLKTKMTVKQLAASLGCGTRTIFRHLDIVSNENCGLRRFKEGGETYYIIQTEGEVNFNQSVVKQLEKVKKGMSATDASDIKNIKLLDKVIGAMQSTNPEDFKPEAISVDQDYILDYGPFSDNKLQDTMVNKALKAIHSGFKIKMNYRHASKNKESGWLEVCPVKVIMRMDTLYLVAADDEFEKTQTFKNFLFENIISISETNVPFPKMPFDAKTHYKYTFGKWTSMEHYEDVSLLVKAESKWLQTQFEKSHFNPEIQKRYDKDKNMIVDMKLRITPDFVTWIMGVSSDIRILKPASLKETIKEKLQKALAEMDA
- a CDS encoding BON domain-containing protein; the encoded protein is MRPLFPHRLFSQQLFCRRCQKVREHGIYARENYSTYGGMDSHIPLLCSCEKCQTLFVAFSHEFTFCRSDKINKDYAKIYGHNRINPGNWLYFKGQPKPGVVKSVFQGPDKEIINISFDGAQVKKVECEKIVVEEEEAPDGYRLLPSQSSVTLIGDHVYHAIRDQFGVCVGLVNDGEKDKLAVLLKDKTLVFITMPENAQNAPNDKLQTVVRNKLAQVFPEDVKKITLQVGQGIVFLHGHVKNLSMKRAMKACVDGLPKVRGCVDFTRIQSDSFVTDSQMERSILSILESTNCRMFDYSVKVTFGRAEITANCLESDFTKDFETRVGEVPGILDLNCNITVLPDDSVENLQLCKEMETDLALHSMLQGAHIRVSYVRKKYLLEGFVVSVIQKQVAFLSVVKNAKTTSVENRLRLQ